Part of the Candidatus Hydrogenedens sp. genome, ATTGTATTAATTGTAATGAATGTATCAGGATATGTCCTACAAGAGTATTTGATTTGAAATACTATGAAAAAAACTGTGAGGAAGGAAAACAGGAAATATTTATTGCCCCTTCACCGTGGATTGCCTCTATTTTAGACAGTTGCTCATGGGAGGATTTTGAAGAAGAAATTTATCGTAAAAAAGGATTTAAAATATACCCATTAGCCTTGTGGGAAGATGTATTAAGGGAAGAGACACAAAGATATATTGAAAACGATGAAAAAATAAAGTTCCCTTTAATACTACCTGTTTGTCCTACAGTTTTATATTGGATACAAACAGAGTATCCCGCATTAATTGGAAATATTGCCCCTTATTTAGGACCTGTAGAAACGGCAATAAACAGTTTTCCTGAACAACGGAATATTTCCTTTGTGCCTTCTTGTCCTGCTCAAGTATCTACAATTAATGACAATAAGAATTCAGATGTTTGTATCAATATGATTTCTCCCCAAGAATTATTTGAAGTAATAATGGATATATCCAAAAGTGCTAACAAGAAAAAACAGATAGATGAAATTCATAATATAGATGTTAAGAAAAATAAAAGTAAGGATATAATAACGGTATCAGGAATAGAACAGGTTAAAACATTTTTAGAAAATATGGAAAAGAGAGAATTACCTATCCATATTAAAATGGTGGAATTGTATGCTTGCTATAATGGTTGTTTTGGTTCTCCATACTGGGTAACAGAACCTACTATATCAAAAATAATTTTTGATACATTTTGGGAAGAGCAAAAAGTAAAATACGAAAAGAAAAAAATAGATGCTATATTTAGGGTATCGCCTATCAATTCAAGAAAAGGTGTTAGACTTGATGAGGATGTAATGGAGGCTATTCAAAAACTTAGTGAGATAGAAAAAGTAAATAAAAAATTGCCCGGATATGATTGTGGTATTTGTGGTGCACCCTCATGCTTAAACTTTGCAGAGGATATTGTAATAATGCAAAAAGACATCAAGAATTGTCCATATTGGAACAAAACATAAAAATGGAGATAGATTTATGAGTATGAAATTAAAAGAAATTTGTGAAGAATTAAATTTACAACTCCTTACCCCTGGAATTTTTAGCTTATTAGATAGAGAAATAAGTGAAGGATATGTCTCTGATTTATTAAGTGATGTTTTAGCAAATGCTAAAAAAGGGTCTATTCTAATTACATTACAGACACATGTCAATGTAATAGCCGTATGTGTCCATGCCGAACTCTCTGCGGTTATTTTTATACAAAACCGTGTGCCCGATGAAAATGTGATTAAAAAGGCAGAGCAGGAACAAATAGTGTTGTTTTCATCACCCGATACAGCATTTAATATTGTGGGAAAATTGTATGAGTTGGGTATAAGAGGGTAATATTTTGTCTGTTATTTATGCTGACTTACATATTCATTCTATATTATCTCCCTGTGCAGACCGAAAGATGTTGCCCCAGAATATATATCCAGAGTTAATGAAAAAAGGGGTAAATGCATTTGCTATATGTGACCATAATAGCACAAGGAATGTACGAGCATTCTATGAATTTGGACTGAGATGGTTCCCTCAAATATTCTTTCTCCCCGGAATAGAGATTACGACAGAAGAAGAAGTACATATTTTAGGGATATTTCCCGATTTAGAATGTGCGGA contains:
- a CDS encoding [Fe-Fe] hydrogenase large subunit C-terminal domain-containing protein — its product is SEPTGTLLKILIFVKAAKDFSKVDSYIQITAEKCKKCLRCVTRCPTKAIRLYEDNLYILSHHCINCNECIRICPTRVFDLKYYEKNCEEGKQEIFIAPSPWIASILDSCSWEDFEEEIYRKKGFKIYPLALWEDVLREETQRYIENDEKIKFPLILPVCPTVLYWIQTEYPALIGNIAPYLGPVETAINSFPEQRNISFVPSCPAQVSTINDNKNSDVCINMISPQELFEVIMDISKSANKKKQIDEIHNIDVKKNKSKDIITVSGIEQVKTFLENMEKRELPIHIKMVELYACYNGCFGSPYWVTEPTISKIIFDTFWEEQKVKYEKKKIDAIFRVSPINSRKGVRLDEDVMEAIQKLSEIEKVNKKLPGYDCGICGAPSCLNFAEDIVIMQKDIKNCPYWNKT
- a CDS encoding serine kinase, producing MSMKLKEICEELNLQLLTPGIFSLLDREISEGYVSDLLSDVLANAKKGSILITLQTHVNVIAVCVHAELSAVIFIQNRVPDENVIKKAEQEQIVLFSSPDTAFNIVGKLYELGIRG